From a region of the Cygnus atratus isolate AKBS03 ecotype Queensland, Australia chromosome 3, CAtr_DNAZoo_HiC_assembly, whole genome shotgun sequence genome:
- the FOXA2 gene encoding hepatocyte nuclear factor 3-beta isoform X2 codes for MLGAVKMEGHEHTDWSNYYGEPESYSSVSNMNAGLGMNSMNTYMTMSAMSTTANMTAATSMNMSYANTGMSPSLTGMSPGAGAMPGMGSAGVAGMGAHLSPSMSPMGGQAGSMNALAPYTNMNSMSPIYGQSNLNRSRDPKTYRRSYTHAKPPYSYISLITMAIQQSPNKMLTLSEIYQWIMDLFPFYRQNQQRWQNSIRHSLSFNDCFLKVPRSPDKPGKGSFWTLHPDSGNMFENGCYLRRQKRFKCEKQLAAKDSGGAGSGAGGGGKKGPGQPPSQPLGEGSSSGGSEGSAGAESPASASPCQDHKRALADLKGTAGLSPGEPAASPAQHLLAPPHAGLPHDAHLKPEHHYAFNHPFSINNLMSSSEQQHHHPHHHHHHHHKMDLKAYEQVMHYSGYASPMPGSLAMGPVTNKNGLESSPLSGETSYYQGVYSRPIMNSS; via the exons ATGCTGGGAGCGGTGAAAATGGAAGGCCATGAGCACACGGACTGGAGCAACTACTACGGGGAGCCCGAG AGCTACTCCTCGGTGAGCAACATGAACGCGGGGCTGGGCATGAACAGCATGAACACGTACATGACCATGTCGGCCATGAGCACCACAGCCAACATGACGGCTGCCACCTCCATGAACATGTCCTACGCCAACACAGGCATGAGCCCCTCGCTCACCGGCATGTCCCCGGGTGCGGGGGCCATGCCCGGCATGGGCTCGGCAGGCGTGGCAGGGATGGGCGCCCACCTGAGCCCCAGCATGAGCCCAATGGGGGGCCAAGCAGGCTCCATGAACGCCCTGGCCCCTTACACCAACATGAACTCCATGAGCCCCATCTACGGGCAGTCCAATCTCAACCGCTCGCGGGACCCCAAGACCTACCGGCGGAGCTACACGCACGCCAAACCGCCCTACTCCTACATCTCCCTCATCACCATGGCCATCCAGCAATCGCCCAACAAGATGCTGACGCTGAGCGAGATCTACCAGTGGATCATGGACCTCTTCCCCTTCTACCGCCAGAACCAGCAGCGCTGGCAGAACAGTATCCGCCACTCACTCTCCTTCAATGACTGCTTCCTCAAGGTGCCCCGCTCCCCAGACAAGCCAGGCAAAGGCTCGTTCTGGACTCTGCACCCCGACTCGGGCAACATGTTTGAGAACGGCTGCTACCTGCGCCGCCAGAAGCGCTTCAAGTGTGAGAAGCAGCTGGCCGCCAAGGACAGCGGCGGGGCGGGTAGCGGGGCAGGTGGCGGGGGCAAGAAGGGGCCCGGGCAGCCGCCGAGCCAGCCCCTGGGGGAAGGCAGCTCCTCGGGTGGCTCTGAGGGCTCAGCCGGCGCTGAGTCCCCGGCCAGCGCCTCACCGTGCCAGGACCACAAGCGCGCCCTGGCCGACCTGAAGGGCACggcagggctgagccctggggagccaGCGGCATCACCGGCACAACACCTCCTGGCCCCCCCGCACGCAGGCCTGCCCCACGACGCCCACCTCAAGCCTGAGCACCACTACGCCTTCAACCACCCCTTCTCCATCAACAACCTGATGTCCTCCTccgagcagcagcaccaccacccgcaccaccaccaccaccaccaccacaaaatgGACCTCAAGGCCTATGAGCAGGTGATGCACTACTCGGGCTACGCCTCGCCCATGCCTGGCAGCCTGGCCATGGGGCCCGTAACGAACAAAAATGGCTTAGAGTCCTCCCCTTTATCTGGAGAGACTTCTTACTACCAAGGTGTGTATTCCCGGCCCATCATGAACTCCTCCTAA
- the FOXA2 gene encoding hepatocyte nuclear factor 3-beta isoform X1 — MHSTSSMLGAVKMEGHEHTDWSNYYGEPESYSSVSNMNAGLGMNSMNTYMTMSAMSTTANMTAATSMNMSYANTGMSPSLTGMSPGAGAMPGMGSAGVAGMGAHLSPSMSPMGGQAGSMNALAPYTNMNSMSPIYGQSNLNRSRDPKTYRRSYTHAKPPYSYISLITMAIQQSPNKMLTLSEIYQWIMDLFPFYRQNQQRWQNSIRHSLSFNDCFLKVPRSPDKPGKGSFWTLHPDSGNMFENGCYLRRQKRFKCEKQLAAKDSGGAGSGAGGGGKKGPGQPPSQPLGEGSSSGGSEGSAGAESPASASPCQDHKRALADLKGTAGLSPGEPAASPAQHLLAPPHAGLPHDAHLKPEHHYAFNHPFSINNLMSSSEQQHHHPHHHHHHHHKMDLKAYEQVMHYSGYASPMPGSLAMGPVTNKNGLESSPLSGETSYYQGVYSRPIMNSS; from the exons ATGCACTCCACTTCCAGTATGCTGGGAGCGGTGAAAATGGAAGGCCATGAGCACACGGACTGGAGCAACTACTACGGGGAGCCCGAG AGCTACTCCTCGGTGAGCAACATGAACGCGGGGCTGGGCATGAACAGCATGAACACGTACATGACCATGTCGGCCATGAGCACCACAGCCAACATGACGGCTGCCACCTCCATGAACATGTCCTACGCCAACACAGGCATGAGCCCCTCGCTCACCGGCATGTCCCCGGGTGCGGGGGCCATGCCCGGCATGGGCTCGGCAGGCGTGGCAGGGATGGGCGCCCACCTGAGCCCCAGCATGAGCCCAATGGGGGGCCAAGCAGGCTCCATGAACGCCCTGGCCCCTTACACCAACATGAACTCCATGAGCCCCATCTACGGGCAGTCCAATCTCAACCGCTCGCGGGACCCCAAGACCTACCGGCGGAGCTACACGCACGCCAAACCGCCCTACTCCTACATCTCCCTCATCACCATGGCCATCCAGCAATCGCCCAACAAGATGCTGACGCTGAGCGAGATCTACCAGTGGATCATGGACCTCTTCCCCTTCTACCGCCAGAACCAGCAGCGCTGGCAGAACAGTATCCGCCACTCACTCTCCTTCAATGACTGCTTCCTCAAGGTGCCCCGCTCCCCAGACAAGCCAGGCAAAGGCTCGTTCTGGACTCTGCACCCCGACTCGGGCAACATGTTTGAGAACGGCTGCTACCTGCGCCGCCAGAAGCGCTTCAAGTGTGAGAAGCAGCTGGCCGCCAAGGACAGCGGCGGGGCGGGTAGCGGGGCAGGTGGCGGGGGCAAGAAGGGGCCCGGGCAGCCGCCGAGCCAGCCCCTGGGGGAAGGCAGCTCCTCGGGTGGCTCTGAGGGCTCAGCCGGCGCTGAGTCCCCGGCCAGCGCCTCACCGTGCCAGGACCACAAGCGCGCCCTGGCCGACCTGAAGGGCACggcagggctgagccctggggagccaGCGGCATCACCGGCACAACACCTCCTGGCCCCCCCGCACGCAGGCCTGCCCCACGACGCCCACCTCAAGCCTGAGCACCACTACGCCTTCAACCACCCCTTCTCCATCAACAACCTGATGTCCTCCTccgagcagcagcaccaccacccgcaccaccaccaccaccaccaccacaaaatgGACCTCAAGGCCTATGAGCAGGTGATGCACTACTCGGGCTACGCCTCGCCCATGCCTGGCAGCCTGGCCATGGGGCCCGTAACGAACAAAAATGGCTTAGAGTCCTCCCCTTTATCTGGAGAGACTTCTTACTACCAAGGTGTGTATTCCCGGCCCATCATGAACTCCTCCTAA